Below is a genomic region from Culicoides brevitarsis isolate CSIRO-B50_1 chromosome 2, AGI_CSIRO_Cbre_v1, whole genome shotgun sequence.
ttttcagatttaaaaataataattaatgtttgCCAATCCAATTTCCcgctaatttatattttcacgtCAAAAAATATCGCAATAAATCCTCCAATCATCCCTTCATgcatattgaaattaattattatgacataccaaaaattctaatttaattacaacatCATGATGATCATCATTCATTTACTGCGGCAGACTCGAACAATAATTGtccttattaattaaaaaattatatgcttcatttaaaattgtgtgtgtgtgtgcttgGAGCAAAGTCAATCTGCACGAGCATTATAAAttacagttaaaaattaaattaaatttatgatatacCGTTTACATTTCTCCTCATATCCTTTATAAAACATAAAgcttatcataaaaaaaataataattattaaaataataattttgcatttcacTCACACACGAGTCGGAGCGCAGTTAATATGTCGGTCTCCGTCGTtgcaattttatgcaaatagtAAAGCATTGCATCGGATgaatatgaattaaattgaaagttcttttttttgttgtaaacttttttttatagtttattatttttcgttatgtAGAACGGGAGTAAAGTTTGTGCGGCATGCCATCATTTTTTACTCGACTCTTTTTATGATtaactgaaataaaattgaaattgtttgTATCGCACGCGTGTTGCAAAAATTCAGAGCGtaacgattttaattaaaattgtgtagTTCGTAAATAAATATGCTCTTAATGGAGtacttttattacttttggcAATGATTAAACGAACAAATGCAACCCGAAAAAGTATTTAGTTGTCATCGAAATTTGTTTGGCAACTTGAATTGAAGGAAATTCGTTTATtgtgagaatttttgtttcgcatccatagaacaaaaaatttaaaaaaaaaaataataataaataaataataaaaataaaaaattttataaaatttaattttttttttggttaaaatatttttaattaatttcaaatttttttattttttgaaaattatgatatttttttgaatttatttttaatttgaataagtttgttaagataaaaaataaaatttaataattaagaattttaaaaaataaaattttaaaatttaactaaatttttaagagatttggttacaaaacacaaatttttcacaattttagttaattaaaaggcattcacaatatttttctttggcaAATATTCGTCTTATAACATAAAACTCTAAAAActgaaagagaagaaaaatcaaaattttcacatgtgATGAAAGATTCAAAGTCTTCAACAAGTTtaccacaaacaaaaaacttttccgtGTCTTTTCCTCATTCTCGAAGAAAGACGTGACGACACCTCACATTCCCGAAAATTATCGCACACGAAAAGTGCAGAAGGAAAAGTATTAAAAgttatgtttgtttgttgagcTTCGTTATTATTCTGGTTGTTTTCGGGATGATGTGATGAATTGTTggcaaaattgtttcaaatttaatgcaaGCAAAGTACTTGAAGAGTGAAATGAGCAATTCTTTACCCCATTTCGCGTCGCGTCGTACATCCCTctttgcattattattataataataatcatcatcatatttCTCACATCATATCTCTTCTCGGCTGTTCTTTAAAACTTCCTGAGCTTTGCATACATGTCCTCAtttaacagcaaaaaaattgcaaaaaaaaagtttctctttTACTGCGAAACGACGCCGAGGCGCttgttgaatgaaatttgaGATGCAAAAACCCATTTATATTCCATTTAAAATATCGGGGTGTCGGTGCATTTTTGCCGCATGCATTTTCGCTGCGATGGTTTTGTGCAACGTGAGCTCCTTTGTGGTTTGCAAACGTTCCGTTTCGACGTCGACCGAATGCGTTgaagttgttaatttttgcaacGTACGAAAACGGAGCACCTTTGTTTGCCTTTGGTTTCTATTTCAATAACGGGAAAGTGCTTTTATATCTATTTGAGAGCATTTTCGTTATGAATAGAAACTTATCGCTTTGTATCTCTCTCCATCCCGCACTCGGAGCTTAATGCACGTCGTTTGCCATGTTGTTTGCATTCAAAACACTCCTTCTGGAATAAAAATCAGTGTGAATAGAAGACTTTAAATAATAACGATAATAGATGAATGGCATGAAAGGAAGTAGCAGCTCACTTAACGAGAAACTGCAAGAAAGACACAAAAACCGATTTGGGTCAGATTGTGATTAAAACCGATTATCAGAAAGGGGCTCAAATGTAAATATTACTTACCAACGAAACACCTGACgattcaatattttgttatgtAAAGTCAAAAGATGATGAATTTACCAAAATATTTCGTTATCTAAGATTAAGCGATAAATTTGTCacgaaaatttatctaataaGGTgagtcattttatttatttgtttgttgttttcgttgataaaaagctaaaattagtGTGAAGtgataagaaaattcaagagTCTTTTTGAAATCCTTCAACTTGAAAGTTGAACAGAcgatttttgatacaaaaaaaaattaaaatttggtaaaaatttttttttttattttaaattttcaatcaaaaattttaacgtataatttttgaattgacatatgtcaaaaatttcaaatttaaacaaaattttaataaaatttttatctctaaaaatatcaaaaatgaacaaaaaattaacattaaaaagaaattaaaaaaaaattaaaaaaaaaataattttaataaagataaatagttagaattatttaaaattattttttttagtttaaaattttaattataattatatatttttttttattttttcattattttaattaatttttaatttaattttttttattattttattaattttttatatttttatttttattttaaatttttcattatttttaatttattttttttattaatttttaaaatttaatttttattaatttattttttttaaattattttaattaattttttaatttaatttttaattaatttttttaaaaaatttttttcagaaaagtgaaaatttcaatttaatgaaattaagaaaataaaataaaaaaggtaattttttcataatcttagattttcaattgttattttattacttttatcgTTATAACTTGAATGAATGACAGTTGCATTATGAATCACAACAATCACAATGACCCGTAATTTATGGAAAACAATTATTATCTTGAAGCACTTACTTCACTCGCATCtcaaaatgttattatttattcgcaAACAGCTGATAAGGCGACAAAACTGGGTTCATCAACTCGATGGGGAATTACTTTCGTCAGAATTTGTAACAACATCCAAGTGCAAAATGATTCAGAATATTTCGAATTTGTGattcaacaacaacagaagAGTGACGTTAACGGATTGGGAACGGCTCTTATCGCAGTATTCTCGTCGgccattgataaaatttttgataatttgctCGTCCGAAAGGCGTTTTGAGTCGATAAGAGACACAACACCTTTTATATGCGCTCGAGTATCATTTATTGTACGTCAGTTTGAAAATTGCCATCATATAAGTCGGAACTCTTTGAGCAAGCGATAAAAAGATGAGTAAGTACCTTTTTGGGCTGTAgtcttaatttaactttttaacattaaggaacgcgaaaaaaaatgggtTGTTGCGAGAGTAGCGACAGTTCTTTTTCTCCGCCGCCTGCTCCCGAACCTCCTGTGCCTCCAACTAAACCCGATTTCGATTTTGACTTTTCAGATTTTACGTGGGTACCATCGTCACAGTATCAGGGTGTTCCCGGAAATGCCGTAATTGCGGGAAATGATCAAGATGGATCTCCCATTTATGTTGGGCGGGCACGTCATGCTGGCGATTTAGTTGTTGCCAAAGTTCTGCCATCGAAACAAGCTGCTTACGTTGCTTACAATGGACAAGAGATTTTTGTGCCAAATTTCGAAGTTCTCGTTGGCGATGGATTTCAATGGGTTGGAAGCGGAAACGGGCATACGCCTGACAATGCTGTAATTGCGGGACACACAATCAACGGAGAACCTTTGTACGTGGGTCGAGCTCATCACGAAGGCAGTTTGACACCCGGAAAAATCCACAAATCGCATGGATGTTTGTACATTCCCTTTGGAGGCGTTGAACATAGCATTCGCTCGTACGAAGTTCTCGTTGCTCAACCACGAGCTCAATGGAGACATTCGACGCCGCAAAATTGCTATCATCAACACACGATTTTGGGCGGGCATGACAGCGATGGATCCCAAATTTTCGTTGGAAGAGCTTTTCATGAGGGAGATTTGATTCCCGCTAAAGTCATTCCTTCCAAACAAGTTGCTTACGTGTCGTATAACGGATCAGAAATCGCCAAATATGACTTTGAGGTTTGTTATCGCGTGTCACAGCGATTGATTTCTTATCTCTTgtcgataataaaaaaaaaatttgtttgaatttcagATGTTATGCGGAACAAATACGGCTTGGGTACCAAGCAGTTATGGAAATATCCCTCATAATGCGGTTAAAGGAGGACATACTTCTTCCGGCGAAACACTTTACGTTGGCAGAGCTGATTGGAATGGCTCGAAAACTGTCGGAAAGATTCATCCAAGTCATCATGCACTCTACATCCCATACGGAGGATCCGAAATTCCCATCAAGCAAAATTACGAGATCttgattgaatattaaaaagcaatttcGGAAATGGCGAGAAAAAGAATAGAGgagagaaagaaataaaaatttgatacccATTAAAAAGCCACtgaacgacgaaaaaatttcaattccatTAACATAAAGTTTACGAGCACAGTTTGTATTATGTTCGTGCGCtttaaaaactgtttttaatACACTTGCTTTGTTGTCGTTACAATGTCAAGTCCTTTGTTCATCAAATGCAAAGAGCgctttttacctttttcgtAAAGCATatcataaaagttaaatttttaataggttttgtctatttttgtttaattttatttttttttttttaacttttttcagataaaaaaaaatatttttttttaatttgaaaattttaagaaaaacttttttttaattctacttttttgctctattcaattttttaaaattttatttttaatttttttttcataaattaatttttttttaattttttaatatattttaatttttttttcataaatttattttttatattttttttattttaataaattttttttttaaatttaattttttaaaattttttttaaattttaatttttttttttttaaaaatttttcattttaatttttctaaattttttcacaattttattttttatcttttttaattgattttttcctttgtttaattttaattaaaatttcattttatttaattaaattgaattaatttaatttaatttatttttattttaaaattatttaatatttttttagcatcaagtgacttttaaaattcaatttttttctgaaaaacttCGCGTCAAGGAAGACACCCATAAAATTTTACGGTTTTCGCATGCATTTGCACGCCACATTTGTTTGTgaacacacacagaaaaaaagtaaaaaaaaaaattaaatttaaaaattgtcattggAACAATTCGAAATGCAAACTTGTGTTtgctcaataaaattttcgtgatTTGAAACACAAATATTACGCTAATGTTCGGATTTTGCACTTTAAAactgttattttttgctcttgtcTCGTCGctctcgataaaaatttattttttattatgctcgaaattaaattttacaatcaatttgtttatttttattttatgggaATGTTTTTCCTGCAACTCGATTCATACGATGTCCGATGAACGTTTTGGTTTtccgtttgttttgttttcatttcaactttttttttgtcagttcaTTGCTCTACtcgttattttgattaaattcgtCATTTTCTTCGATCAACTCCAACGATGGCGGGCGTTCGTCGTCATGAATGAGTGTCATTTGTGTTTCGAGCGCCTCGTATTCTCGTAATTCGTTATCGTTTTGGATTTCTTCAGAAATTGTTGATTCAACTGTTGCTTCGTTTTCATTGTTTGAGGAGATTTCCGGCTTtgtttcttcaatttcttcgattttttcttgtacttCGGGAGATTTTACTTCAGGAGCTTGAACTTCAGtagatttttcttctaaaatttgaacttcaggagctttttcttcagaaatttttgtatttgtcaCAGTTTTTACTTCCGCAGTAGGTTCTTGTATCACGTCACCGCTTACTAATATCTCGCAATCATCCAATTTCGCTGATTCACCGTAAAAATCGACACTCATGCCATCCGTTGGATGTATTGTTCCGATGTAAATTCTGTTTGGCGTGACAATGCAACGCCCAATGTAGACATTTTCCGTGCCTAAATTCACCATTAAAGCATTTTCCGGTAtcgattgattaaattttgcccAATTTGAGTTCGGAACAcataaaatctacaaaaaaaaaatgaaaaaaaaattttttagacgaaaaaaaacttactttgtaATACAACATTTCAATATCTTGTCCATATCGATGAAAATACGCAGCTTTCTTCGAGGGATGAACTTGAGCTAAAACTCGTTTGCCTTCATGCAAGACACTCCCAATGTAGATGGAGGTATGAGCTTCGCCTTTTCCGAGAACGACAGCACTTTCGGGCATTTTCAAGCCGGGACTTCCTTGAACCCAAGCtaaaaggtaagaaatattttcaaaaattaatgattcgTTACGAAAATCAAGACACTTACtcatttttattcctttttagtaACGCTTGACAAGATGAACTTTCTCAAAAGACGTAAAATAACCAACTGACGCAATATTACGATGCATGCACGATCTCCCATTGAAGTAATAAGTGATAAGAAATATCACAGGAACCGAAAAGTGACTCAGAAACGACGagtttttatcacaaaacgaGAGAAATGCGCTCGTATCACTTACAATTTCAcgcaatttcattttatttttatcaaaaaaagtgaaagagtTGAAATTCGtgtccatttttttatgactcgatttttttcgttgtcaaAGGCGAAGTAAGTAAAAGGTCCTCTTACATCTCTTCATGCTTGTTTGCATTTAATGGactgatttttatgaaagtttttccttttcagGCGTTTTCAGCATCACTCAAGCCAAGAAAAGCTGCTTATTTCGATTGACTGCATCCGAGTGTGACAAAAAACGAaccatttttattactttcccctcattttaatgagattttttattggttcgatttgattgaaaaatttgccgGATTTGCCTCAAAAGTTAGTTTGCTCCTAAACTCgtaaaaaatcaacgaaacaagcctgaaaataatttaagtgtcaaaatctaatttaaatccctcaaaaaaaaaaaaaaaaaacttacgtcgaaaaactgaaaagagagaaatattaaaatatcccTCGGTGTGTGTTCATTTTATAATCCAATGAGTCCGTTTCTAAATTCTATCGTATTTCAAACTCTacgaattttcaacttttcgatgtttttgctGCTGTGTCTCTCTGTGATTCCAGTTTGTGTGTAATAAAAACCTTGTTGGGCAGTGTCTGTGTCTGCTTGTaataaaaaaccacaaaattgtAATCTAAACCATACAAATATGTGAATTTACTGTCTCTCTGCTCGTGTGTTGGTGCGTGTCAAATGataaagagataaaattttaatgtgcaatatgcatggaaaaacaccttttttgttattcGATGAGGTTTCGGAGGAATTTTATTCGGTATTTTATTGCGATCTCTCGATGGAGATATTGGTTAACCaatgtacaaaataaaatagtaaaaaaaaaacgaacgaaagggatatgaaatattaaacagagacattttttgctttgacatCTATTcggaaagcaaaaaaaaaataggcaaAGGGAAATTTCTATGAGGAATTTAATTTGTCATGTAGACATTCTCATCCCTTTTTCTTTGAGCGGTTCGCCGATCGACAAGTTGATGCAAAATGTTCGCTCACAAAGTCTTAtcttgaattgaatttatgtttattattattattatgataagtTAAGACTTAAAATAGCGTCATGAACTGAGAGAAAATGGCAAACTGGAATTGTAATGAGATCAGAATTAgctataaaaattgatttttttaagtttttgttcaaaatttaaaggttcagttctaaaatgaaaattaaaatttttttttaggatattttgagtaaaaatttcattcaaaagtattttttgaagtttgttactcttaaaatttttagaatatggtctaaattgagattttttttttttaattaagaaaaaaattttttgaaattaataacaagTGAAATCTAATTatggaaattcaattttaaaaataatttttttttttaaattattaacatgtgaaatataattattaaattaaaataaaattaaatagatacctaccaaaatttttaataatatatttttttaattttaatctttttaaatttttttctattttttttaatggtcaatttattttttttttttttatttttaatccagaataattgttttttaaattaaatttttaataaaaaattcaataaatttaaaaaaaaaaataaaaatttaaattagttttttttaaatttttaagattttaaaattaatttaaaagttttttaaatttaataaaaaattattttaataaaaaaaagttaaattttgacgtcatgagacaaaaaagtcttttcgattttttttaatttatgaaataaagcTATTAACTTCTTCAACAAGGCTTTTGCTGAAGGATTTTCTATTACAATTCCGAAAATTCTTCGCTTTGAGTGTCATTACACTTTTCATATCTATCCATATCGCGCTTCGTCTCCGACAGAAAGTGTAACACAATAAACGTAATTTCAAATCCGTTGCAGACACACCATCTcacctttaaatttattattttaaatgcctTAGGGCACGCCATTTTCCCTGATTCAATTTCCTCCTTCTGCTGCTACGTAACGGAGAGACGCTCGCAAATAAGACTTGACTtgcagcatcatcatcatcatcaacattgcACTTTTCTGCTACGATTTTCCCTTTAAAACGCACACGTACAAATCGttccttttaaatttcattattattatttcttgcgTTTCTGCAGTTCGGGAGCGTCGAGAAATATTTTGGCTTCTTGCATGCTCGCCTGTTATTTGTTTGTGTCTGTATGTTTGCGAGAAAATATGTTCGTAGCACTTCCTTTgccctgaaaaaaaagaagaagaagtagaTTATATTCTGCACGAGAAAAACtgagaagaataaaaaatacacaagatttattttattacacgaacaattttttgcttgataaaacaacaagaaatcgCGCTCGTTCCTCGGCACAAGACAAGAGAAGAGTAATCTAAAACAATGTTAAAGTAATAAGTTTAGCATTTAGTTCCGCCTTCATACGTATGCTCGTACGAGgtaaataaatgcatttgcaaaaattatgagGCACTGAAAACTTTTTCGAGATTTTATGCGATGCTCGAATATTCATTaggaaaattgcttgaaagtTGAACTCgtaaattgagaatttttgtcgtctatttttttcttcaatttctttgaaatttcaatttccatGTCGGTCGAGTGTTTTTGtgagtaaataataatttttctgtttgatGTTCAAGTCGTCACGACAAGTTGACATGTTTCAGTAATAATATcagatcttcaaaaaataaaaaaaaacgagaaaaaaagaatatttttgcaattcaattcaattttcatcaaaaataaatgatcagGTTCCAACTTAtgtcatgtgtgtgtgtgtttgttgatGTGACTCTGTTGTTTGGTTTCCTTTTTCCataagtattttattattaccctgaagaagaagaagaagaaatgttGTTGTCcttgtttttttctatctGTTGTAAAACGAATTTCAACATATTTTGCTTCTGTAATATGGTCTTATTAGGCATTTCGTGGAAAAAATAACGTTTTTGAATCCTTCAATGTCATTCAAAGGTTAAAATccgaattaaaaaagtaaaaaaaaattaaatttgaattgaattaaaatttttaatttttttgaaaatatttttgagccttgaaagttaaaatttcattaaatttaaaaaaaattagtcaattaaaa
It encodes:
- the LOC134830077 gene encoding uncharacterized protein LOC134830077 isoform X2 yields the protein MNFTWVPSSQYQGVPGNAVIAGNDQDGSPIYVGRARHAGDLVVAKVLPSKQAAYVAYNGQEIFVPNFEVLVGDGFQWVGSGNGHTPDNAVIAGHTINGEPLYVGRAHHEGSLTPGKIHKSHGCLYIPFGGVEHSIRSYEVLVAQPRAQWRHSTPQNCYHQHTILGGHDSDGSQIFVGRAFHEGDLIPAKVIPSKQVAYVSYNGSEIAKYDFEMLCGTNTAWVPSSYGNIPHNAVKGGHTSSGETLYVGRADWNGSKTVGKIHPSHHALYIPYGGSEIPIKQNYEILIEY
- the LOC134830077 gene encoding uncharacterized protein LOC134830077 isoform X1, which produces MGCCESSDSSFSPPPAPEPPVPPTKPDFDFDFSDFTWVPSSQYQGVPGNAVIAGNDQDGSPIYVGRARHAGDLVVAKVLPSKQAAYVAYNGQEIFVPNFEVLVGDGFQWVGSGNGHTPDNAVIAGHTINGEPLYVGRAHHEGSLTPGKIHKSHGCLYIPFGGVEHSIRSYEVLVAQPRAQWRHSTPQNCYHQHTILGGHDSDGSQIFVGRAFHEGDLIPAKVIPSKQVAYVSYNGSEIAKYDFEMLCGTNTAWVPSSYGNIPHNAVKGGHTSSGETLYVGRADWNGSKTVGKIHPSHHALYIPYGGSEIPIKQNYEILIEY
- the LOC134831785 gene encoding uncharacterized protein LOC134831785, translating into MTWVQGSPGLKMPESAVVLGKGEAHTSIYIGSVLHEGKRVLAQVHPSKKAAYFHRYGQDIEMLYYKILCVPNSNWAKFNQSIPENALMVNLGTENVYIGRCIVTPNRIYIGTIHPTDGMSVDFYGESAKLDDCEILVSGDVIQEPTAEVKTVTNTKISEEKAPEVQILEEKSTEVQAPEVKSPEVQEKIEEIEETKPEISSNNENEATVESTISEEIQNDNELREYEALETQMTLIHDDERPPSLELIEENDEFNQNNE